The Sphingobium aromaticiconvertens genome has a segment encoding these proteins:
- the soxR gene encoding redox-sensitive transcriptional activator SoxR, producing the protein MARLTEADVQRTLSVGEVAARAGVPVSTLHFYEKNGLLWSMRNSGNQRRYGRGVLRAIAIIKVAQRAGIPLATIREKLASLPSDRKITMADWEILSTAWRDDLDDRIARLTRLRDQMTSCIGCGCLSIDDCPLRNPGDELAEKGPGPHILDPDE; encoded by the coding sequence ATGGCGCGACTGACAGAAGCAGATGTTCAGCGGACGCTATCCGTGGGCGAGGTCGCCGCCCGGGCAGGCGTTCCCGTCTCAACGCTCCATTTTTACGAGAAGAACGGATTGCTCTGGAGCATGCGGAACAGCGGCAATCAGCGCCGCTATGGCCGGGGCGTGCTGCGCGCAATCGCCATCATCAAGGTTGCCCAGCGTGCCGGCATCCCGCTCGCAACCATTCGTGAGAAGTTGGCCAGCCTGCCATCGGATCGAAAGATCACGATGGCCGATTGGGAAATACTCTCCACCGCATGGCGTGACGATCTGGATGACCGTATCGCGCGCCTGACGCGATTGCGCGATCAGATGACCTCCTGCATTGGTTGCGGCTGCCTCTCGATCGACGATTGTCCGCTGCGCAATCCCGGTGATGAACTGGCCGAAAAGGGGCCGGGACCGCACATTCTCGATCCCGACGAATAA
- a CDS encoding HAMP domain-containing sensor histidine kinase gives MRQVFRWRWLRSSHIRFLGLILLLELLFGAALLLSVTQLVRANLDAADAAIATEARDTLLAIGRDQGDRSLISAINDRANEEEDGLILFVDKTGRRIAGNLAAWPPTIAASTNWAKASLYRIGDTQPGPFGISAAHLPDGRRLLVGERTDNSDQMRRTVESALLTGLLMALPLAVVGAWLVVHIIDRRIAHIAATAAGVSAGDIDRRVPLDGSGDSFDTLGRAINAMLDRIGGLLAELRVVTDSIAHDLRSPLTRLRARIDRAMETDEPMALRGAIDGISREADQLLAMLTTALEISRMEAGIGRDHIAPTDVHAMLVDICELYEPLVEEQGRMLSVSGETAPPIPASVPVHRELLGQALSNLIDNALKYGAGAMQLYLLEEEGFLVIGLADEGPGIAREREAEALRRFGRLDAARGIAGAGLGLSLVAAVAHMHGGSVRFSRRDKLFAVEMVIAQAG, from the coding sequence ATGAGGCAGGTGTTCCGATGGCGCTGGCTGCGCTCCTCGCATATTCGATTTCTGGGCCTCATCCTGCTGCTTGAGCTGCTATTCGGGGCGGCGCTATTGTTATCGGTTACGCAGCTTGTCCGGGCAAATCTGGACGCGGCGGATGCCGCGATCGCAACGGAAGCGCGCGACACGCTACTGGCAATCGGGCGGGATCAAGGCGACCGATCCCTGATCAGCGCCATTAATGATCGCGCGAACGAGGAGGAAGACGGCCTCATCCTGTTCGTAGACAAGACGGGCAGGAGGATCGCGGGTAATCTTGCGGCCTGGCCGCCCACCATAGCTGCTTCCACCAACTGGGCCAAGGCGTCGCTCTACCGCATCGGCGATACGCAGCCGGGTCCGTTTGGCATCTCTGCGGCGCACTTGCCCGATGGACGACGGCTCCTGGTCGGGGAACGCACCGACAATAGCGATCAGATGCGGCGGACGGTGGAAAGCGCGCTGCTGACCGGGTTGTTGATGGCGCTGCCATTGGCTGTGGTCGGTGCCTGGCTGGTTGTGCATATCATCGACCGCCGGATCGCGCATATCGCTGCGACTGCCGCCGGGGTCAGTGCGGGCGACATTGACCGCCGCGTTCCACTGGACGGATCGGGCGACAGTTTCGACACGCTGGGGCGAGCGATAAACGCGATGCTCGACCGTATCGGCGGCCTGTTGGCGGAACTGCGCGTCGTGACGGACAGCATTGCCCATGATCTGCGATCACCGCTCACCCGTTTGAGGGCGCGGATAGACCGGGCGATGGAAACAGACGAACCAATGGCGTTACGCGGCGCGATCGACGGCATCAGCCGGGAGGCGGACCAGTTGTTGGCGATGCTGACGACGGCGTTGGAAATCAGCCGGATGGAGGCCGGGATCGGTCGCGACCACATCGCCCCGACCGATGTTCATGCGATGCTGGTCGATATCTGCGAACTATACGAACCGCTGGTGGAAGAACAGGGGCGCATGTTAAGCGTGTCGGGCGAAACCGCGCCGCCAATACCCGCATCTGTGCCGGTGCATCGCGAGTTGCTGGGGCAGGCGCTATCCAACCTGATCGATAATGCGCTCAAATATGGGGCCGGGGCCATGCAGTTATATCTGTTGGAGGAGGAAGGCTTTCTGGTCATCGGTCTTGCCGACGAAGGGCCGGGTATCGCCAGGGAGAGAGAGGCCGAGGCCTTGCGCCGGTTCGGGAGGCTGGACGCCGCAAGGGGGATTGCGGGGGCCGGTCTCGGCCTCTCTCTTGTCGCGGCGGTGGCACATATGCACGGGGGGAGCGTGCGCTTTTCCCGTCGCGACAAACTTTTTGCCGTAGAGATGGTGATCGCTCAGGCTGGCTGA
- a CDS encoding CDP-alcohol phosphatidyltransferase family protein: MTHQPHQNPASLSRIQQNVLASSERRLLTWLCSRMPSWVTPDILTALGMVGALAIFVGYAASLFSVEWLWIALAGYVLQWFGDSMDGSLARYRHIERPSYGYFIDHSCDGLANFLILAGMGISPFVRLDVALVALVAYLLLSIHAFLSARVLGELKLSYMAAGPTELRLMLIVLTLMMMALGSKPGLFGAISGFDVFVGTVAFILILLFIAQTLVTGKRLAIREKHAR; encoded by the coding sequence ATGACTCACCAACCTCATCAAAATCCAGCATCGCTTTCAAGAATCCAGCAGAACGTCCTTGCATCGTCGGAGCGCAGGCTGCTGACATGGCTGTGCAGCCGGATGCCTTCATGGGTCACGCCCGACATTCTGACCGCGTTGGGCATGGTCGGCGCGCTGGCGATCTTCGTCGGTTATGCCGCCAGCCTTTTCTCGGTAGAATGGCTCTGGATCGCGCTGGCTGGCTATGTTCTCCAGTGGTTCGGCGATTCAATGGATGGCAGCCTGGCGCGCTATCGCCATATCGAACGGCCATCCTATGGTTATTTCATCGACCACAGCTGCGATGGCCTGGCAAATTTCCTGATCCTTGCGGGCATGGGGATCAGCCCTTTTGTCAGGTTGGATGTCGCGCTGGTCGCGCTCGTGGCCTACCTCCTCCTTTCGATCCATGCCTTCCTGTCGGCCCGCGTCCTTGGCGAACTCAAACTATCCTATATGGCCGCCGGACCGACCGAACTTCGACTGATGCTGATCGTCCTGACGCTGATGATGATGGCGCTCGGCTCAAAACCGGGGCTGTTCGGCGCAATCTCTGGCTTCGACGTCTTTGTCGGAACCGTGGCGTTCATCCTCATCCTGCTGTTCATCGCGCAGACTCTGGTGACCGGGAAGCGCCTTGCCATCAGGGAAAAACACGCGCGATAG
- a CDS encoding winged helix-turn-helix domain-containing protein, with product MGGRILLVEDDRTTAEFILKGLAEHGHVADHSDNGRDGLFMATDGGYDAIILDRMLPGLDGLGVLGALRAAGIETPILLLSALGSVDDRVTGLTAGSDDYLVKPFAFAELLARLELLMRRRGAGTAVETVLHCGSLRMDLLKREVRRGDRSIELQPREFRLLEYLLRHVGQVVTRTMLLEGVWDYHFDPGTNVIDVHISRLRRKVDGESDEALIHTVRGAGYRLGE from the coding sequence ATGGGCGGCAGGATATTGCTGGTGGAGGATGACCGCACCACTGCGGAATTCATACTCAAGGGGCTGGCCGAACATGGTCATGTTGCCGACCATAGCGACAATGGCCGCGACGGATTGTTCATGGCGACAGACGGTGGATATGATGCGATCATCCTCGACAGGATGCTGCCGGGGCTTGACGGTCTGGGTGTGCTGGGGGCGTTAAGGGCCGCAGGGATTGAGACGCCGATATTGCTGCTCTCCGCGCTGGGATCGGTCGATGATCGCGTGACGGGGCTGACCGCCGGGTCGGATGACTATCTGGTCAAGCCCTTTGCCTTCGCCGAATTGCTTGCGCGGCTGGAATTGCTGATGCGACGTCGGGGGGCGGGGACAGCGGTGGAAACGGTCCTTCATTGTGGATCGTTGCGTATGGACCTGCTCAAGCGGGAGGTGCGGCGTGGCGATCGATCGATCGAGCTTCAGCCACGCGAGTTCCGCCTGCTCGAATATCTGCTGCGTCATGTCGGACAGGTCGTTACCCGCACGATGCTGTTGGAAGGCGTATGGGATTATCATTTCGATCCCGGCACCAACGTCATCGATGTGCATATCAGCCGCCTGCGCCGCAAGGTTGACGGGGAAAGTGATGAGGCGCTGATCCATACGGTGCGCGGCGCGGGCTATCGGCTGGGCGAATGA
- a CDS encoding PDZ domain-containing protein produces the protein MAAFYSVFMLSSSRRLLYPLVMLLVATPPLLSSRLARPAPNPGDRDDPVGLTLGEKRGRSIVITSLMNGGAAARAGVAVGDEVDAVDHRPVTAVGMARRLIDDPARCDLALDLRRGHAPLVATLHYCG, from the coding sequence ATGGCGGCATTCTATAGCGTCTTCATGCTCTCGTCGTCGCGTCGGCTCCTTTATCCGCTCGTCATGCTGCTGGTGGCAACGCCCCCCCTGCTGTCGTCGCGGCTCGCGCGGCCTGCGCCGAATCCCGGCGACAGGGATGATCCCGTCGGGTTGACGCTGGGCGAAAAGCGAGGTCGCAGCATCGTGATTACCAGCCTGATGAACGGGGGGGCGGCGGCTCGGGCGGGCGTAGCCGTGGGGGATGAAGTGGACGCGGTTGATCACAGGCCTGTGACGGCCGTCGGCATGGCCAGACGGCTGATCGATGATCCTGCGCGGTGCGACCTGGCCCTAGATTTGCGTCGCGGGCACGCCCCCCTTGTGGCAACATTGCACTATTGCGGGTGA
- a CDS encoding TetR/AcrR family transcriptional regulator, with protein MTVSDIDTTPAKRLSTRPVRRRLRPRDKVSPPRKADLRRAALLQAAITLLVDKGLSDSTIDEIAAQAGVAKGTFYHYFASKVTLIDALRTHFIDRFETRVIEAVDTRPADDWNGRFEIWVTTATRTYFDMHALHDLVFHGPTMPQRQAIGDIDLLHHLAALLTDGQAAGAWHLADEAPLQVAALIFHGLHGMADDALVTGQPVDELTRLIARLSRRMLVG; from the coding sequence ATAGATACCACTCCAGCCAAAAGGCTGTCGACGCGCCCTGTTCGCAGGCGTCTGCGCCCCCGCGACAAGGTGTCGCCGCCACGCAAGGCCGATCTGCGCCGCGCCGCTTTGTTGCAGGCAGCCATCACCCTGCTGGTTGACAAGGGGCTGAGCGACAGCACGATTGATGAAATCGCCGCTCAGGCGGGCGTCGCCAAAGGGACATTCTACCATTATTTCGCCAGCAAGGTGACGTTGATCGACGCGCTTCGCACGCATTTCATCGACAGGTTTGAAACGCGGGTCATCGAAGCAGTCGACACGCGCCCGGCCGATGATTGGAATGGCCGATTTGAGATTTGGGTCACGACCGCGACCAGAACCTATTTCGACATGCACGCCTTGCATGACCTGGTATTTCACGGTCCCACCATGCCGCAGCGCCAGGCTATAGGCGATATCGATCTTCTTCATCACCTCGCAGCGCTTCTGACTGACGGCCAGGCGGCGGGTGCGTGGCATCTGGCCGACGAAGCGCCGCTTCAGGTCGCTGCCCTTATTTTCCATGGTCTGCACGGCATGGCGGACGACGCGCTGGTAACGGGCCAGCCCGTAGATGAACTGACGCGGCTGATCGCACGACTCTCCCGCCGTATGTTGGTGGGATAA